A single genomic interval of Chitinophaga sp. 180180018-3 harbors:
- a CDS encoding O-antigen ligase family protein gives MNIVLNSNWGFSKDFAKFFVGVLCVLLLGEIGAILLCFLSFIYTFQNTDNGIKGITISFIVFAANPVLFNNPLSSTVSLLRIVLLMIFAVKVFVTNREWVPVFIQSLIVFVLVVWAITLMASYEIFVSLSKLLQFGMAAVSILLAFLNTRHPRVYWISWFYTLFVVVLIISLPFYFVPSVGFATNKIGFQGIFNHPQAFAVFLAPFTALLLGEILINNNRNGVVMCVCLLSVVSLVFTRGRTGLLAIFFALLLILFFVFLFNKKIAGRLISPFKKGSNLILLLMGICILAVNYDKVKEAGYEFLLKREGADLRESFKISRGELIDQQRKNIDENPLWGIGFGLPSVRRGIEIQRDPIFDLPVGAYVEKGFFFLAVIEEVGYVGSLFFFLFLFFLFKRIFSGSDIPLIWMGLTGFGTNIGEATLFSFGGMGLLVWFLIGIMITKEEPGVVYVSHQTKLPEPVLN, from the coding sequence ATGAATATAGTTTTAAATAGCAACTGGGGATTCTCGAAAGATTTTGCCAAATTTTTCGTGGGAGTACTATGTGTTTTGTTGTTAGGAGAGATAGGCGCCATTCTATTATGTTTTCTAAGTTTTATCTATACGTTTCAAAATACGGATAATGGAATCAAAGGGATAACTATAAGTTTTATTGTTTTTGCAGCAAATCCGGTGTTGTTTAATAATCCCTTGTCATCGACAGTTTCCTTACTCAGGATTGTGTTACTAATGATTTTTGCAGTCAAGGTATTTGTGACAAACAGAGAGTGGGTGCCCGTATTTATTCAGTCTCTTATAGTTTTTGTGCTGGTTGTCTGGGCAATTACACTTATGGCCAGTTATGAGATATTTGTTTCGCTAAGCAAACTTCTTCAATTCGGAATGGCTGCGGTGAGTATATTGTTAGCTTTTCTAAATACCCGACACCCACGGGTATACTGGATCAGTTGGTTTTATACGCTTTTTGTTGTAGTACTTATTATATCTTTACCATTTTATTTTGTACCCTCAGTTGGTTTTGCCACAAACAAGATTGGGTTTCAGGGAATCTTCAATCATCCTCAGGCATTTGCGGTGTTTTTAGCTCCGTTCACTGCATTATTGTTGGGAGAAATACTCATTAATAATAATAGGAACGGAGTTGTTATGTGTGTGTGCCTTTTGTCAGTAGTCTCTTTGGTTTTTACACGTGGCCGAACCGGGTTGTTAGCTATTTTTTTCGCCTTATTGCTAATCCTGTTTTTTGTATTCCTGTTTAACAAGAAGATCGCAGGGCGGTTAATTTCGCCATTTAAAAAAGGATCAAATCTTATTTTGCTTTTAATGGGCATATGCATTCTGGCTGTGAACTATGATAAGGTAAAAGAGGCCGGTTATGAGTTCCTTTTAAAAAGAGAAGGTGCGGACCTGAGAGAGTCATTTAAAATATCAAGAGGGGAATTGATAGACCAGCAGAGAAAGAATATTGATGAAAATCCTCTTTGGGGGATAGGATTTGGACTTCCCTCAGTTCGTCGGGGCATTGAGATTCAAAGGGATCCTATATTTGATCTTCCTGTTGGCGCCTATGTAGAGAAAGGGTTTTTCTTTCTCGCCGTGATAGAAGAGGTTGGATATGTTGGTTCTCTTTTCTTTTTTCTCTTCTTGTTTTTCTTGTTTAAAAGAATTTTTAGCGGCTCTGATATTCCGCTGATCTGGATGGGGTTAACGGGGTTCGGTACGAATATCGGCGAAGCAACGCTTTTTTCTTTCGGAGGCATGGGATTACTAGTATGGTTTCTGATTGGAATAATGATAACAAAAGAAGAACCTGGAGTGGTATATGTTTCTCATCAAACGAAACTTCCTGAACCAGTATTAAATTAG
- a CDS encoding polysaccharide biosynthesis/export family protein, translated as MANLCLTSCSTPKNITYFKDIPDTIKQKKIDMAVYFTPVIKSDDILQVTIQTLDPMVTTLLNQSSSATSATISTAGAVNGIGNGSGYLVDKNGNVILPLIGKITVSGKTTDQVRDIIQGKAAEYYKDPVVNVRLANFKVTILGEVAKPSTYVMPNEKVTLLDAIGIAGDLTIYGKRGNVMLIRDNNGKKEFIRFNLNNTKIFSSPYFYLQQGDVVYIEPNKYKVQSTDVTSVRRIAILTSLLSLLIIIVSRVN; from the coding sequence ATGGCAAATCTGTGTCTGACTTCTTGCTCAACACCTAAGAATATCACCTATTTTAAAGACATTCCCGATACCATTAAACAGAAGAAGATAGATATGGCTGTTTATTTCACGCCAGTAATAAAATCGGATGACATACTACAGGTAACTATACAGACACTAGATCCGATGGTAACTACCCTATTGAATCAGTCGTCGTCTGCCACATCGGCTACTATATCGACAGCTGGAGCTGTGAATGGAATTGGGAACGGGAGTGGTTACCTGGTTGATAAGAACGGGAATGTTATATTGCCTCTGATAGGTAAAATAACCGTCAGTGGTAAAACTACAGATCAGGTACGTGATATCATACAGGGAAAAGCGGCCGAGTATTATAAAGATCCGGTTGTAAATGTGCGATTAGCAAATTTCAAGGTAACAATATTGGGAGAAGTAGCAAAGCCTTCCACCTATGTTATGCCCAATGAGAAGGTCACTTTGCTGGATGCAATTGGCATAGCTGGTGATTTGACCATTTACGGAAAACGCGGAAATGTGATGCTAATACGGGACAATAACGGAAAAAAAGAATTCATTCGATTCAATTTAAATAATACTAAAATATTCTCTTCACCTTACTTTTATTTGCAACAGGGTGATGTTGTATATATAGAGCCCAATAAATATAAAGTACAGTCTACAGATGTGACTTCAGTAAGGAGAATTGCTATCCTTACTTCGCTGCTATCGCTCTTAATTATTATTGTCTCACGAGTGAACTAG
- a CDS encoding glycosyltransferase family 4 protein: MHIIFWQKIISPHQSSFLKALAKIDGIEVSLVVDEIMDRKRLGMGWEVPEMGRVNVLMSDNYTFIRQMVINSNRSTYHIFSGINYTPALSRAFILAIKHNVNIGIMAESYDWHGVKGRLRYVRSIIQRIKYNGKIDFILAIGNKGIEWFKKTGYSEMKIFEWGYFIDPVDVVVQTEPIPDEFNVVFVGSLFRGKGVDILIEAASKIKEEKFQINIVGEGPEKQALVDLVKSYNMKNITFLNFMQNEAVQRFIRKHDLLVLPSRRKDGWGAVVNEALMQGTPVVCSESCGASVLLCERNYSDVFESGNAVSLADTLRKQILRGKLSSQDRQRIVKWSECINGDRAASYFLEIVNSNLFKHKSKPVPPWEKCS; encoded by the coding sequence ATGCACATAATTTTTTGGCAAAAGATTATCAGCCCTCATCAGTCATCTTTCCTAAAGGCTTTGGCTAAAATAGATGGTATCGAAGTGTCATTAGTAGTTGATGAAATAATGGATCGAAAAAGGCTTGGAATGGGATGGGAAGTACCGGAAATGGGACGGGTGAATGTACTGATGTCGGATAATTATACTTTTATCAGGCAGATGGTTATTAACTCTAATAGAAGTACATATCATATCTTCAGCGGAATTAATTACACACCAGCACTAAGCAGAGCTTTTATTTTAGCCATAAAACATAATGTAAATATAGGCATTATGGCCGAATCATATGATTGGCATGGTGTCAAGGGCCGTTTGAGATATGTCAGAAGTATTATTCAAAGAATCAAATACAACGGAAAAATAGATTTCATACTGGCAATTGGCAATAAAGGTATTGAGTGGTTCAAGAAAACTGGTTACTCCGAAATGAAAATATTTGAGTGGGGATATTTTATTGATCCTGTAGATGTAGTAGTACAAACGGAGCCAATACCAGATGAATTCAATGTTGTTTTTGTAGGTTCTCTTTTCCGAGGTAAAGGGGTAGATATATTGATCGAAGCTGCCTCAAAGATTAAAGAGGAAAAATTCCAGATAAACATTGTGGGAGAGGGGCCAGAGAAGCAGGCTTTGGTGGATTTAGTAAAGTCTTATAATATGAAGAATATTACATTTTTAAATTTTATGCAGAATGAAGCGGTACAAAGATTCATAAGGAAACATGACCTGCTCGTTTTGCCTAGTAGGAGGAAAGATGGTTGGGGAGCTGTGGTGAATGAGGCGTTAATGCAAGGGACGCCTGTTGTTTGCAGTGAAAGTTGTGGAGCCAGTGTTTTGCTCTGCGAAAGAAATTATAGTGATGTTTTTGAATCCGGAAATGCGGTTTCTTTGGCTGATACTTTGAGGAAACAAATATTAAGAGGAAAGCTAAGTAGCCAGGATCGCCAACGGATAGTTAAATGGTCTGAATGCATTAATGGAGATCGTGCGGCTAGTTATTTCCTGGAAATTGTTAATAGTAATTTATTTAAACATAAAAGCAAGCCTGTACCGCCATGGGAAAAGTGTAGTTGA
- a CDS encoding polysaccharide biosynthesis protein, whose translation MFKGGTLLITGGTGSFGNAVLKRFLHTDIKEIRIFSRDEKKQDEMRNMLHNDKVKFFIGDVRDFRSIDSAMDKVDYVFHAAALKQVPSCEFYPMEAIRTNVLGTENVLEAAIKHQIEKIICLGTDKAVYPINAMGISKAMMEKIAISKARICSHPLITCTRYGNVMASRGSVIPLFISQIKAGKPLTVTDPKMTRFMMSLDNAVELVLFAYENANPGDIFVQKAPAATIRQVAEALLDIFKAKNEIKIIGTRHGEKLYETLLTREEFGKAADLGGYYCIAADDRDLNYAKYFSEGERKIAEARDYNSHNAYRLNDDELREMLLNLDYVQAELNKNKEEWIS comes from the coding sequence ATGTTCAAAGGGGGAACGCTATTAATTACAGGAGGAACAGGATCATTTGGGAATGCTGTGTTGAAGAGATTCCTGCATACGGATATCAAAGAGATAAGGATCTTTAGTCGAGACGAAAAGAAACAGGACGAGATGCGTAATATGCTGCATAATGATAAAGTAAAGTTTTTTATTGGAGACGTTCGCGATTTTAGAAGTATCGATAGCGCAATGGATAAAGTGGATTATGTTTTTCATGCAGCGGCGTTAAAACAAGTGCCTTCATGTGAATTTTATCCCATGGAAGCGATAAGGACTAATGTGTTAGGTACAGAGAATGTATTGGAGGCGGCGATTAAACATCAAATAGAGAAGATAATTTGCTTAGGCACGGATAAGGCAGTATATCCCATCAATGCAATGGGAATATCCAAAGCTATGATGGAAAAAATAGCGATATCCAAGGCTCGTATCTGTAGCCATCCACTTATTACTTGTACGCGTTATGGTAACGTAATGGCGAGTAGGGGATCTGTAATTCCGCTGTTTATTTCGCAGATCAAAGCGGGGAAACCATTAACTGTTACCGATCCCAAAATGACCAGGTTTATGATGTCTTTGGACAATGCTGTAGAACTAGTGCTTTTTGCATACGAAAATGCTAATCCTGGGGATATTTTTGTACAGAAAGCTCCGGCTGCGACTATTCGACAGGTGGCAGAAGCGTTACTGGATATATTCAAAGCGAAGAATGAAATCAAAATCATCGGAACCCGACATGGGGAAAAGTTATATGAAACTCTTTTGACACGGGAAGAATTTGGCAAAGCTGCAGACTTGGGAGGTTATTATTGTATTGCGGCGGACGACCGGGATCTGAACTATGCTAAATATTTTTCTGAGGGTGAACGAAAAATTGCTGAAGCACGTGATTATAACTCTCACAATGCTTATAGGTTAAATGACGACGAGCTTAGGGAGATGTTGCTGAACTTGGATTATGTACAAGCCGAATTGAACAAAAACAAAGAAGAATGGATCAGTTAG
- a CDS encoding glycosyltransferase family 4 protein, translated as MHILLTAGSFYPAENGGPSNALYWHSKALSEKKQEVTIITTMIGIKKEHNIQPNTWMNKSFGKIIYYTNGLKAFMATIENIKKNNIIHISSLFYYPSFLTALYCYIIKEKLIWSPRGECSVEALAFAKWKKNLILKIIKPYIKNVIFHATSSKETLEIKALFGNVQVVEFPNFFYLEKQLNLPVKNQLIYVGRIHPIKAIENLIQAVALSATMDERSFKLKIAGTYKDHNEELYYNSLVKLVTTLGIGHLVEFVGHVTGEDKTILYSTSYCLILPSHTENFGNVVVEALNQGTPVIAAKNTPWRILEENKIGLHVSNIPEELASAIDTILSLEQDGYNDMRDNAYSFCEKYYAIDQNIEKWIGVYNQCVNQ; from the coding sequence ATGCATATTCTACTTACTGCAGGTTCATTTTATCCTGCTGAGAATGGCGGGCCAAGTAATGCTTTATATTGGCATTCAAAAGCATTGTCTGAAAAAAAGCAAGAGGTCACGATTATTACAACAATGATTGGGATTAAAAAGGAACATAATATCCAACCAAATACGTGGATGAATAAGAGTTTTGGAAAGATTATATACTATACAAATGGTTTGAAAGCTTTTATGGCGACAATAGAAAATATAAAAAAGAACAATATTATACATATATCGAGTTTGTTCTATTATCCCTCTTTCCTGACGGCATTATATTGTTATATAATCAAGGAAAAATTGATTTGGTCCCCGAGGGGAGAATGTTCTGTTGAGGCGCTGGCTTTTGCAAAATGGAAAAAGAATCTGATTTTAAAAATTATAAAGCCCTATATAAAGAATGTTATATTTCATGCAACTTCTTCAAAAGAAACGCTGGAAATAAAGGCTTTATTTGGAAATGTTCAGGTTGTTGAATTTCCAAACTTTTTTTATTTGGAGAAGCAACTGAACTTACCTGTTAAGAATCAATTAATATATGTTGGCAGGATACATCCAATTAAGGCAATTGAGAACTTGATACAAGCGGTGGCGTTATCTGCAACAATGGATGAAAGAAGCTTTAAACTGAAAATAGCAGGTACATATAAAGATCATAATGAGGAGTTATACTATAATTCTCTGGTGAAACTTGTCACAACATTGGGAATTGGTCATTTAGTCGAGTTTGTAGGCCATGTAACGGGTGAAGACAAAACGATATTATACTCAACTTCCTACTGTCTGATCTTACCTTCTCATACTGAAAATTTTGGAAACGTGGTTGTGGAGGCGCTAAATCAGGGGACTCCGGTGATAGCGGCAAAGAATACTCCGTGGAGAATATTAGAGGAAAACAAAATAGGCTTACATGTATCTAATATTCCAGAAGAGCTTGCTTCTGCTATAGATACGATACTTTCTCTGGAGCAAGATGGATACAATGACATGAGGGACAATGCCTATAGTTTCTGTGAGAAATATTATGCGATTGACCAGAATATAGAGAAATGGATCGGCGTTTACAATCAATGTGTAAATCAGTAA
- a CDS encoding polysaccharide biosynthesis tyrosine autokinase codes for MQQNMYNDKFSLNGTGFQARSREGNLDLRRILDVFIEYWYLFIVFILIGFSAVWLYLRYTTPDYKVKAKILIRDDQKGGNVPGQELLQQLEIFSNKSNVQNEVEILRSRSLMEKVVRSLQLNVSYFITGRIKEAEMFEMLPFQLNWLSLNDTIRPVNYLLKPLSGNKFRLLGTKLAREAFWNDTLHLPEGTVKIARNVMYPLNQEVYQIRISSIDNAVAEYQKQIEVNIPTKEATIIDLGITTTVPKKGEKILNQLLEAYLQASVSNKNRIADSTVAFIDNRLGIVTQELSGVEKDIQQFKQQNELANLEEQSKLLVSGTGDFLKQLTDQQVRLSVVQSLEQYIDDDSNNKRVVPSALIVQDPTFIALVQKYNTLTIDRERLLISNTESNMIVKTIDQQIRNLRSDLQNNLASLRRGILVSIDELQKKVNVLTQKIREVPGKERIFLDYSRQQAVKQELYLFLLKKREESAISKSSNIAIARIIDSAKSEALPFRPNRSVVYLLGIIGGGVIPVTWLYLKNILNQRIINKDDIINNTPVPILAEIGHSEENNVVFGDHTLVAEQFRALRTNLQFVLSGESEKVLLLTSGMSNEGKSFVATNLAVVLALSGKKVVLMEMDLRKPKISEKLGLSNQTGFSTYVIGKTPLEALIKPSGLHENSSIITSGPIPPNPAELLLLDKTEELFRKLRNQFDYIIIDTAPVGLVTDAQLLGRHADATLYLVRQKYTFKQQLLLSKELYLQKKFCKLNLVINDVKTGHAYGYNYGYGYGYGYTREKSKKRILGMKSR; via the coding sequence ATGCAGCAGAATATGTATAATGATAAGTTTTCCTTGAATGGCACAGGATTTCAAGCAAGATCCCGAGAGGGAAATTTAGATTTGAGAAGGATACTGGATGTATTTATTGAATATTGGTATCTATTCATTGTGTTTATCCTGATCGGATTCAGCGCTGTCTGGTTATATTTACGCTATACAACCCCTGATTATAAAGTTAAAGCCAAGATACTTATTAGAGATGACCAGAAAGGAGGGAATGTTCCCGGACAAGAACTATTGCAGCAATTGGAAATATTTAGTAACAAGAGTAATGTACAGAATGAAGTAGAGATACTGAGATCCCGGTCTCTTATGGAAAAGGTTGTACGCTCTTTACAGTTGAATGTTTCTTATTTTATTACAGGAAGAATTAAAGAAGCAGAGATGTTTGAGATGCTCCCTTTTCAGTTAAACTGGCTCTCACTCAATGATACAATTCGCCCGGTAAATTATCTACTAAAGCCCTTATCCGGTAATAAGTTTAGATTGTTGGGAACAAAACTTGCCAGGGAAGCCTTCTGGAATGATACGTTGCATTTACCTGAAGGTACTGTTAAGATTGCAAGGAATGTAATGTATCCTTTAAATCAAGAGGTGTATCAAATAAGAATTTCATCTATAGATAATGCTGTTGCAGAATACCAGAAGCAAATAGAAGTCAATATCCCCACCAAAGAGGCAACCATCATCGATCTTGGAATTACTACCACTGTCCCGAAAAAAGGAGAGAAAATCCTGAACCAATTATTGGAGGCCTATCTTCAAGCCAGTGTTAGTAATAAGAATCGTATTGCAGATAGTACGGTTGCCTTTATCGATAATAGATTGGGGATTGTAACCCAGGAACTTTCCGGAGTTGAAAAGGATATACAACAGTTTAAACAGCAGAATGAACTGGCTAACCTGGAAGAACAATCGAAGCTACTGGTATCCGGAACAGGAGATTTTCTTAAACAATTGACAGATCAACAGGTACGTTTAAGTGTTGTTCAATCATTAGAACAGTATATTGATGACGATAGTAATAATAAAAGGGTAGTGCCTTCTGCCTTGATTGTTCAAGACCCAACTTTTATAGCGCTGGTACAAAAATACAATACACTTACGATAGATCGGGAGCGCCTTTTAATTTCGAACACAGAATCAAACATGATCGTTAAAACCATAGATCAGCAAATCAGAAACCTAAGATCAGACCTGCAGAACAACCTTGCTTCCCTGAGAAGAGGGATTTTGGTTAGCATCGATGAATTACAGAAGAAAGTAAATGTGCTGACTCAAAAGATTAGGGAAGTGCCCGGTAAGGAGAGAATATTCCTGGATTATTCCCGCCAACAGGCAGTAAAACAGGAACTATATCTCTTTTTATTAAAGAAACGGGAGGAATCTGCAATATCGAAGTCTTCCAACATAGCAATTGCACGTATTATAGACAGCGCAAAAAGTGAGGCATTGCCATTCAGACCTAATCGCTCAGTAGTATACTTGCTTGGCATTATTGGAGGAGGAGTAATACCTGTTACATGGCTTTATTTGAAAAATATACTAAACCAGCGCATTATAAATAAAGATGATATTATCAACAATACACCCGTACCTATCTTAGCTGAGATTGGGCATAGCGAAGAAAATAATGTTGTGTTTGGTGATCATACACTTGTCGCAGAGCAATTTCGCGCTTTACGTACTAACCTGCAATTTGTGCTTTCGGGAGAAAGTGAGAAAGTTCTACTTCTTACCTCCGGTATGAGCAACGAGGGTAAATCTTTCGTGGCAACCAATCTTGCAGTTGTATTAGCGTTATCTGGTAAGAAAGTCGTTTTAATGGAAATGGATTTGCGTAAACCTAAAATATCTGAAAAATTAGGTTTAAGTAACCAAACAGGATTCAGTACTTATGTAATTGGAAAAACGCCATTGGAAGCACTGATTAAACCATCTGGTTTGCATGAAAACAGTTCGATCATCACTTCCGGCCCCATACCTCCCAACCCGGCAGAGCTATTGCTATTGGATAAGACAGAAGAATTGTTCAGAAAATTAAGAAATCAATTTGACTATATTATTATCGATACTGCTCCGGTAGGTTTGGTAACGGACGCACAGTTATTGGGACGTCATGCAGACGCTACGCTATATCTTGTAAGGCAAAAGTATACTTTTAAACAACAATTATTATTATCTAAAGAACTATACCTGCAAAAGAAATTTTGCAAGCTCAATCTGGTGATAAATGATGTGAAAACCGGGCATGCTTACGGATATAATTATGGTTACGGATATGGCTATGGTTATACACGTGAAAAATCTAAAAAAAGGATTTTGGGTATGAAAAGTAGGTAA
- a CDS encoding NAD-dependent epimerase/dehydratase family protein — translation MKRIGITGKNGFIGTCLYNKISLLKDEFELVPFERSFWGSTVLTDWVKQCDIIVHLAAINRHPDSMIIHDTNLLLVQQLIHALDDCRHCPHILFSSSIQEEQDNLYGRSKRTGRELLRVWSDKHQAPFTGMIIPNVFGPFGRPFYNSVVATFCHQLCNNEEPQIDKDAFLQLVYVEELADLMIDVIRKNISISNLNVQTTGDYYVSEVLKKLQVYRELYFKQGFFPSLPDKFSVHLFNTFRSYIDHKSYFPFRLKQHTDNRGAFVEMIKLQQGGQVSFSTTHKGITRGNHFHTRKIERFLVMKGRALIQLRKYNTDEVLSFELDGETPSYVDMPVWYTHSIKNIGEDDLYTVFWINEHFDPKDPDTYPEIV, via the coding sequence ATGAAGAGAATTGGAATTACTGGAAAAAACGGATTTATTGGTACCTGTTTATATAATAAGATAAGCCTATTGAAGGATGAGTTTGAACTTGTACCATTTGAAAGATCCTTTTGGGGCTCGACCGTACTAACGGACTGGGTTAAACAATGTGATATCATTGTACATCTGGCTGCCATAAATCGCCATCCTGATTCCATGATTATTCATGATACTAACCTCTTGCTTGTACAGCAATTAATTCATGCATTAGATGATTGCAGGCATTGTCCGCATATCCTGTTTTCTTCTTCGATACAGGAAGAACAAGATAATTTATATGGCAGGTCAAAACGAACTGGACGAGAGTTGTTGAGAGTCTGGTCGGATAAGCATCAGGCTCCTTTTACAGGAATGATCATCCCGAATGTGTTCGGGCCCTTTGGAAGACCTTTTTATAATTCGGTAGTAGCCACTTTTTGCCATCAGCTCTGTAATAATGAAGAACCACAAATAGACAAAGATGCTTTTCTTCAACTTGTTTACGTAGAAGAACTGGCGGATTTGATGATCGATGTTATCCGTAAAAATATTAGTATCTCGAATCTTAATGTACAGACAACGGGTGACTACTATGTATCAGAAGTTCTGAAGAAATTACAGGTGTATAGAGAATTGTATTTCAAACAAGGCTTTTTTCCTTCGCTTCCGGACAAGTTTAGCGTTCATCTTTTTAATACCTTTCGCAGTTATATTGATCATAAGAGTTATTTTCCCTTCAGACTTAAACAACATACAGATAACCGGGGAGCGTTTGTTGAAATGATCAAACTCCAGCAAGGAGGGCAGGTCTCCTTCTCAACTACACATAAGGGTATTACCCGCGGAAATCATTTTCACACGCGTAAAATAGAGCGTTTCCTGGTAATGAAAGGGAGAGCATTAATACAACTCAGAAAGTATAATACTGATGAGGTGCTGAGTTTTGAGCTGGATGGTGAAACACCTTCTTATGTAGATATGCCTGTATGGTACACGCATAGTATCAAGAATATTGGAGAGGACGACCTTTATACCGTTTTCTGGATCAATGAGCACTTTGATCCAAAAGATCCTGATACATATCCTGAAATAGTTTGA
- a CDS encoding oligosaccharide flippase family protein, giving the protein MKMKINIGDRAGNLLKGSITSVIPRGIGFLYTILIIPLIISSLGKDALGVWLTIVSIVDVLNFADFGITNNIINLISKTNLEKDSLKEKNITSTCVFVISVIAITIFFIYFFGKGMVNWANILGIHNNDLLRQALKSLDILILYFLINFPLVIYQKIRYAIQERHYLNYYEGFGKMISIILVFGGIQMYLPLSGLIMMYVLGPVIGQIVNTITLLYNKPQFIPDIKFINRGSLKEIFGASIYFFLINVSYLFYTSLDNILISNILNAGEAASFASVQKVYLIFPMLFALATPSLWVANREAFLQKDHIWLNKVFNKGILINVCSLFFLVLLSLLLNGGFFTWFTDGKIIYDQWMVTVISINAATMISYNFFSAFFIAIDEMQNFALMFLAFSILSFLLKIYALPRIGITDTYMINSILFIVIFFMPCFILLKRKIVKI; this is encoded by the coding sequence ATGAAAATGAAGATTAATATAGGTGACCGGGCTGGTAATTTATTGAAAGGTTCTATAACGTCAGTTATCCCGAGAGGAATAGGGTTCTTATATACAATCCTGATTATTCCTTTAATCATTAGCTCTTTAGGTAAAGATGCTTTAGGCGTGTGGTTGACGATTGTATCAATTGTAGATGTGTTGAATTTTGCAGATTTTGGGATTACCAATAACATTATTAATCTAATTAGCAAAACCAACCTGGAGAAGGACTCTTTAAAGGAGAAAAACATTACTTCCACCTGCGTTTTTGTTATATCGGTTATAGCAATTACTATTTTCTTTATATATTTTTTTGGAAAAGGAATGGTTAACTGGGCGAACATATTGGGAATCCATAACAACGATCTTTTAAGACAAGCACTGAAATCGCTTGATATTTTGATCTTGTATTTTTTAATAAATTTTCCATTGGTTATTTATCAAAAAATTAGATATGCTATTCAGGAAAGGCATTATCTCAACTATTATGAAGGATTTGGGAAAATGATTTCCATTATCTTGGTTTTCGGAGGAATACAGATGTATCTGCCTCTTTCGGGGCTGATAATGATGTACGTGTTGGGGCCTGTAATTGGACAGATAGTCAATACGATAACGCTTTTGTATAATAAACCTCAGTTCATTCCTGATATAAAGTTTATTAATAGAGGCTCGCTAAAGGAGATATTTGGAGCAAGTATTTATTTTTTTTTGATCAACGTTTCGTATCTGTTTTACACGTCTCTTGACAATATCCTGATATCGAATATCCTCAATGCTGGGGAAGCTGCTTCTTTTGCATCGGTACAAAAGGTATACCTGATATTTCCAATGCTTTTTGCATTGGCTACTCCAAGTCTTTGGGTAGCTAACAGAGAAGCATTTTTGCAAAAAGATCATATATGGTTGAATAAAGTATTTAATAAAGGAATACTGATCAATGTTTGCAGCTTATTTTTCCTGGTGCTACTTTCTCTTTTATTAAATGGAGGCTTCTTCACATGGTTTACGGACGGTAAAATTATATATGATCAGTGGATGGTTACAGTTATATCCATTAATGCGGCGACAATGATCAGCTATAACTTCTTTAGTGCTTTTTTTATCGCCATCGACGAAATGCAGAATTTTGCACTGATGTTTCTGGCATTTTCAATTCTGAGCTTCTTGTTGAAGATATATGCATTGCCTCGTATAGGTATAACAGATACCTATATGATAAATTCCATCTTATTTATTGTTATTTTTTTTATGCCCTGCTTTATTCTGTTGAAACGGAAAATTGTTAAGATATGA
- a CDS encoding acyltransferase gives MIKFFLNSFIRIIPYTRLYRFKRWLWTLAGFKIHKGVRIVSTANFVGNMDLEIGENTFIGHGTIIMGGESKILIGRNCDISSWVTIISGTHDLDTTGERMAGDSRSLDITIEDGVWIGVRTVILGGVTIGKMSMIAAGSVVNKNVPAYTMVGGVPARPIKKYDFAIEQWTKC, from the coding sequence ATGATAAAGTTCTTTTTGAATTCATTTATTAGGATAATTCCGTACACGAGGTTGTATCGTTTTAAGAGATGGCTATGGACCCTGGCTGGGTTTAAGATACATAAAGGAGTTAGAATAGTTTCTACTGCTAATTTTGTAGGCAACATGGATCTGGAAATAGGTGAAAATACCTTTATAGGGCACGGAACAATAATTATGGGAGGGGAATCTAAGATTTTGATTGGGAGAAATTGCGATATATCCTCCTGGGTTACAATTATCTCCGGGACTCATGACTTGGATACTACCGGAGAAAGAATGGCCGGCGACAGTAGATCACTGGACATAACAATAGAGGATGGAGTATGGATTGGAGTAAGGACGGTAATATTAGGTGGTGTAACCATTGGTAAGATGTCCATGATTGCTGCAGGCAGCGTCGTAAACAAGAATGTACCTGCTTACACAATGGTAGGAGGAGTACCGGCCAGACCCATTAAGAAGTATGATTTTGCGATAGAGCAATGGACAAAATGCTAA